The Spirulina subsalsa PCC 9445 region GTCCCCGTGGCTTTTCTCACCACAGTTCCAGCCCAAACACTTTTAGGGCGAAGTTCGGGAGTGTGGCTGTTGGGATCGGCTATTTTGGCGATCGCACTCTTTTACTGCTCCCAAATCTTTTGGCAGTTCGCCCTACGATTCTATACCAGCGCATCGAGTTAAACACTTAACACCGGAGCAGGCAAATTATCCAGCCAGTCCAGAATCTCTTCGAGTTGCGCCAAACTAATTAAACCGTACTGCCACAGCAGCATGGGAAAAGAACTGAGGGTGACAGACTGACACCGCAAGACTAACTGAATCGACTCCCGAGGAATTGCTAATTCTTCCTCAAGGTAAGTGAGAAAGGGAGGAGGTAAAGAGGATGCCATGAGCCTGATCGGAAATAAACGATAGAACATAGAGACAGCAGTCCTATGGAGTCGGGGAAGAGGAATGAAACCGGAGTTGTTCAAGAACTCAAGCTTTCAGCGAATTAGCCCCTTACTCACCAACCCTTGAGGATTGCTTCATAACCCAAGCGTTTTCTCTTCATCCGGGAGAACCCGCTCAAGCGAATGCGGCCATTCTAACCGACAATTGTGTTGAATTTGTGAGGTTTGTATCAATTTTTATCATTTTTCCCTTGATCCCCAAGGAAATCGAGAGTCAGGATCGGGGGGAAGATGATCTACAAGACCTTACCTAGGCTTGCTAATGGGTTCAGCCGAATGGTTAGACGGTTTAGGTAATGCTCGCAAGAGATAGGTAATTGTAAGGCGTGTCGATGAACTGAGAA contains the following coding sequences:
- a CDS encoding DUF2949 domain-containing protein, which encodes MASSLPPPFLTYLEEELAIPRESIQLVLRCQSVTLSSFPMLLWQYGLISLAQLEEILDWLDNLPAPVLSV